The genomic segment AGTCGAATATCTTGGCCAAGCAGTGATTGCGGTAGCGGCAAGTTCGATGGAGATTGCCCGTCAAGCAGCGCAAGCGGCAATCATCGAATATGAAGAATTACCCGCCATTTTATGTGTCGAAGAAGCGTTAGCGAAGAAAAGCTTTGTGACTGAATCACATCAACAAAAACGTGGTAATTCGGCAGCAGCCTTGTCTGCAGCAACGCATATTTTAGAAGGCAGCATTCATGTTGGTGGCCAAGAGCATTTCTATTTAGAAACGCAAGCGGCGTCAGTGATGCCAACGGAAGATGGCGGTATGATCGTCTATGCCTCAACGCAGAACCCAACCGAAGTGCAAAAACTGGTGGCCGAAGTGATAGGCGTACCTATGCACAAAGTTGTCATTGATATGCGCCGTATGGGCGGTGGTTTTGGTGGTAAAGAAACCCAAGCTGCGGGACCCGCGTGTCTATGTGCCGTATTTGCTAAGCTAACCGGGCGACCAACTAAGATCCGTTTTCCCCGTGTTGAAGATATGATGATGACAGGTAAACGTCACCCGTTCTTTAATCAATATAAAGTTGGCTTTAATGACGATGGTCAAATCAATGGTATTGAAATTATCGTCGCCAGTAACTGTGGTTATTCACCGGACCTTTCTAGCTCGATCACGGATCGTGCTATGTTCCATTCCGACAACGCATACTATTTAGGTGATGCGACGATCACTGGTCATCGCTGCAAAACTAATACCGCCTCAAATACCGCATTCCGTGGTTTTGGTGGCCCGCAAGGTATGATCACAATTGAACATATCATGGATGAAATAGCCGGTAAATTAGGTAAAGATCCATTAGCTGTACGTAAAGTGAATTTTTACGGTATTGAAGATCGCAATGTCACCCACTACTATCAAAAAGTAGAAGATAACTTTATTCATGAGCTGGTGGCGGATCTTGAAGCGACGAGTGAGTATGCGGCGCGCCGTAAAGCGATTGATGAATACAATCAAAGCAGCCCTATTTTGAAAAAGGGTATCTCGCTAACACCGGTTAAATTTGGTATTTCCTTTACGGCGACCTTCTTGAACCAAGCGGGGGCATTATTGCATGTTTACACTGATGGCAGTATGCAGTTAAGCCATGGTGGTACTGAAATGGGCCAAGGGCTTAATACCAAAGTGGCGCAGATTGTTGCACAAGAATTCCAAGTGGATATTGAAAACATTCAAATTACTTCCGCGAATACCGGTAAAGTACCGAATACTTCGCCAACAGCTGCATCATCAGGCACTGACTTAAATGGTAAAGCAGCACAAAATGCAGCGCGTACTATTAAGCAACGTTTGATTGATTTCTGTGTGGCACATTTTAGCGTGACAGACGAAGAGGTTGTCTTCAGTAATAATACCGTGACTATTCGTGAACAGATCATGACGTTTGCAGATCTTATCCAGCTGGCTTATTTCAATCAGATCTCGCTATCGAGTACCGGTTTCTATAAAACACCGAAGATCTATTACGATCACGCTACAGCTAAAGGGCGCCCATTCTATTACTTTGCTTATGGTGCATCTTGTTCTGAAGTGCTGATTGATACCTTAACAGGTGAGTACAAAACCTTGCGTGTGGATATTCTCCATGATGTTGGCGCGTCACTTAATCCTGATATTGATATAGGCCAGATTGAAGGTGGTTTTATTCAAGGTATGGGTTGGTTAACCACGGAAGAATTAGTCTGGAATGACAAAGGTAAATTAGCCACTAATGGCCCAATGGGTTACAAGATCCCAGCTATTGCCGATACACCGATTGATTTTAGAACTCAGTTAGTTGAAAACCGCAGTAACCCTGAGCAAACCGTTTACAATTCTAAAGCCGTGGGTGAACCGCCATTTATGCTGGGTATGTCAGTATGGAGTGCATTACGTGATGCGGCAGCGAGTGTGGCTGACCATCGATATATGCCACATCTAGATACCCCTGCCACACCAGAACGCGTGCTGTGGGCAGTACAAGACGCCGAAGACTATTTATATGCCCACAATCAGGCCGAT from the Moritella sp. Urea-trap-13 genome contains:
- the xdhB gene encoding xanthine dehydrogenase molybdopterin binding subunit → MSNHNKVQLSQQQLLAQANGSIKTGVGKNVKHDSAAIQVTGEAIYVDDRLEYPNQLHVYVRMSDVAHANITKIDLTPCYEFDGVELAIQAKDVPGELDIGAILPGDPLLADGKVEYLGQAVIAVAASSMEIARQAAQAAIIEYEELPAILCVEEALAKKSFVTESHQQKRGNSAAALSAATHILEGSIHVGGQEHFYLETQAASVMPTEDGGMIVYASTQNPTEVQKLVAEVIGVPMHKVVIDMRRMGGGFGGKETQAAGPACLCAVFAKLTGRPTKIRFPRVEDMMMTGKRHPFFNQYKVGFNDDGQINGIEIIVASNCGYSPDLSSSITDRAMFHSDNAYYLGDATITGHRCKTNTASNTAFRGFGGPQGMITIEHIMDEIAGKLGKDPLAVRKVNFYGIEDRNVTHYYQKVEDNFIHELVADLEATSEYAARRKAIDEYNQSSPILKKGISLTPVKFGISFTATFLNQAGALLHVYTDGSMQLSHGGTEMGQGLNTKVAQIVAQEFQVDIENIQITSANTGKVPNTSPTAASSGTDLNGKAAQNAARTIKQRLIDFCVAHFSVTDEEVVFSNNTVTIREQIMTFADLIQLAYFNQISLSSTGFYKTPKIYYDHATAKGRPFYYFAYGASCSEVLIDTLTGEYKTLRVDILHDVGASLNPDIDIGQIEGGFIQGMGWLTTEELVWNDKGKLATNGPMGYKIPAIADTPIDFRTQLVENRSNPEQTVYNSKAVGEPPFMLGMSVWSALRDAAASVADHRYMPHLDTPATPERVLWAVQDAEDYLYAHNQADKVKDALVSESKVTTVTA